Proteins from a genomic interval of Rosa chinensis cultivar Old Blush chromosome 2, RchiOBHm-V2, whole genome shotgun sequence:
- the LOC112190630 gene encoding 50S ribosomal protein L1, which yields MAALKLLLSSARRHCSHLHPSPFLRSLTSQSDQIPSPPEPLKPQPAPIQPVSYAPKPKQHSSSPDPDPDPAPQSAQTQPPPPSHAPPHDSPWTREDARFVKDGPSITPVSYPARVAPLPEDKVSEEGGDARQGELEKEKQRIEQSRRRVFRVEENVVVPFPTFLKVEKKERKPILDLMEAIRQVKATAKCNFDETVEAHVQLGIDAKRNAVRGNMTLPHGSGKVVRVAFFAEGADADEARAAGADIVGGVDLVEEIASSRKLNVDKCFATNEMVMRLAKIARILRERGLMPDRKLGTVTNDIAGALQKVRQGHIEYKMDRTSIVHVGLGKVSFTEEYLRENVGAFMSSLLLAKPTGLKKSSKYAGYINSFHICSTMGSGFPVSIQSLSKAADNYNKMHLK from the exons ATGGCAGCCCTGAAGCTCCTCCTCTCCTCGGCTCGCCGTCACTGCTCCCATCTCCACCCGTCTCCATTTCTAAGGTCCCTCACCTCCCAATCAGATCAAATTCCCTCTCCTCCCGAACCCCTTAAACCCCAACCCGCTCCGATCCAACCCGTCTCCTACGCTCCCAAACCCAAACAACACTCCTCCtcacccgacccggacccggaccCGGCTCCGCAATCAGCACAAACACAACCGCCGCCACCGTCGCACGCGCCTCCTCACGACTCGCCGTGGACCCGAGAAGACGCCCGGTTCGTGAAGGACGGGCCTTCCATAACCCCGGTGTCGTACCCGGCCCGAGTGGCTCCGTTGCCGGAAGATAAGGTCTCGGAGGAAGGCGGCGACGCGAGGCAGGGTGAGCTGGAGAAGGAGAAGCAGAGGATCGAGCAGTCGAGAAGGAGGGTTTTTAGGGTAGAGGAGAATGTGGTGGTTCCTTTCCCCACGTTTCTTAAGGTGGAGAAGAAGGAAAGGAAGCCCATTCTTGATTTGATGGAAGCAATTCGACAAGTCAAG GCTACTGCCAAGTGCAACTTTGATGAAACTGTGGAAGCTCATGTGCAATTGGGTATTGATGCCAAGCGAAAT GCAGTTCGTGGCAACATGACCTTGCCCCATGGTAGCGGAAAG GTAGTCAGGGTTGCTTTCTTTGCTGAAGGTGCAGATGCAGATGAAGCTAGAGCTGCTGGAGCAGATATTGTTGGCGGTGTTGACCTTGTGGAGGAAATTGCAA GCAGTCGTAAACTCAATGTTGACAAGTGTTTTGCAACAAATGAAATGGTTATGCGTCTAGCGAAG ATAGCAAGGATTCTTAGAGAGCGTGGTTTAATGCCTGACCGAAAA CTAGGTACTGTGACTAACGACATTGCTGGGGCACTACAAAAAGTAAGACAAGGTCATATTGAGTATAAAATGGACAGAACATCAATAGTTCATGTTGGGCTCGGAAAG GTAAGCTTTACAGAGGAGTATCTGCGTGAGAATGTTGGTGCATTTATGAGTTCTCTTTTGCTGGCAAAGCCTACGGGTTTAAAAAAGT CTTCCAAATATGCTGGGTATATCAACTCTTTCCACATATGTAGCACA ATGGGCTCCGGATTTCCAGTTTCAATACAGTCATTATCCAAAGCTGCAGATAACTACAATAAAATGCACCTCAAGTGA